The Solibacillus daqui genome has a segment encoding these proteins:
- the ybeY gene encoding rRNA maturation RNase YbeY, with protein sequence MMLLIDFLDETNKVQETHIELVEKLLQHAAQMEGIEDGSEVSITFVTNEAIHDINREYRDKDQPTDVISFALEEMGEGEVQIIGEGIPRILGDIIISTDRTREQAEDFGHSFERELGFLAVHGFLHLLGYDHMEPEDEKIMFGKQDEILESYGLGRDTNERE encoded by the coding sequence ATAATGTTATTAATCGATTTTTTAGATGAAACCAATAAAGTGCAAGAAACACATATTGAATTAGTAGAAAAATTATTACAGCACGCGGCACAAATGGAAGGTATTGAAGACGGTTCGGAAGTGTCGATTACATTCGTAACGAACGAAGCCATTCATGATATTAACCGTGAATATCGTGATAAAGACCAACCAACAGATGTTATTTCCTTTGCGTTAGAAGAAATGGGTGAAGGGGAAGTGCAAATTATTGGAGAAGGCATTCCACGAATTTTAGGTGATATTATTATTTCGACAGATCGTACACGTGAACAAGCCGAGGACTTCGGTCATTCATTTGAACGTGAATTAGGCTTTTTAGCGGTGCATGGTTTCTTACATCTATTAGGCTATGACCATATGGAGCCAGAAGATGAGAAGATTATGTTCGGGAAGCAAGACGAAATTTTAGAATCATACGGCTTAGGTCGTGATACGAATGAACGCGAGTAA
- a CDS encoding diacylglycerol kinase family protein: MNASKFIKSFRYAVAGIVTATKEQNLRFHLLSAVIVLLAGIFTGLNMIEWLIIILVIALVIGTEMVNTAIERVVDLASPEIHPLAKQAKDIAAGAVLVFAIASVIIGLLIFLPKWL, translated from the coding sequence ATGAACGCGAGTAAATTTATTAAATCGTTTCGTTATGCGGTGGCAGGTATAGTGACTGCAACAAAGGAGCAAAATTTACGCTTTCATTTATTGAGCGCAGTCATCGTTTTACTTGCAGGTATTTTTACCGGCTTAAACATGATAGAATGGCTCATCATTATTTTAGTTATAGCGCTTGTCATTGGTACGGAAATGGTCAATACTGCAATTGAACGTGTAGTTGACCTTGCTTCACCGGAAATCCATCCATTAGCGAAGCAAGCAAAAGACATCGCAGCTGGAGCTGTTCTTGTTTTTGCCATAGCAAGTGTTATAATCGGACTACTCATATTTTTACCAAAATGGTTATAA
- a CDS encoding cytidine deaminase: protein MTMEQLIEQSKLAREFAYVPYSKFKVGAALLAEDGKVYQGCNIENAGYSMTNCAERTAFFKAVSEGNMKFKALAIVADTPGPCSPCGACRQVMSEFCAPDMPVYLTNMNGDVQQTTVAELIPGAFTTEDMKNAGK from the coding sequence ATGACAATGGAACAATTAATCGAGCAATCGAAATTAGCACGTGAATTTGCGTATGTGCCCTACTCAAAATTTAAAGTAGGGGCAGCGTTACTTGCTGAGGACGGTAAGGTTTATCAAGGCTGTAATATCGAAAATGCAGGGTATAGCATGACAAACTGCGCAGAGCGTACAGCGTTTTTCAAAGCAGTTTCAGAAGGAAATATGAAATTTAAAGCACTTGCGATTGTAGCAGACACACCAGGTCCATGCTCACCATGTGGAGCTTGCCGTCAAGTAATGAGTGAATTTTGCGCACCAGACATGCCCGTTTATTTAACAAACATGAACGGTGACGTACAACAAACAACTGTGGCCGAGCTAATTCCAGGCGCGTTCACAACGGAGGATATGAAAAATGCAGGAAAATAA
- the era gene encoding GTPase Era has translation MQENKGYKSGFVSIVGRPNVGKSTFLNRVIGQKIAIMSDKPQTTRNKVQGVLTQEHSQTIFIDTPGIHKPKHKLGEFMLKTSRNALKEVDVIMFMVNAEQAIGKGDEFIIDLLEGNKTPVFLIINKIDLVHPDELINIIASYKDKFDFAEIIPISALQGNNVENLLSTIEKYLPEGPQYYPADQVTDHPERFIISELIREKVLHLTREEIPHSIAVVIDRIKPHEEKENMIHVQATIMVERDSQKGIVIGKRGALLKEVGSQARKDIEMLLGSKVYLELWVKVQKDWRNKQTHLRDFGFREDEY, from the coding sequence ATGCAGGAAAATAAAGGATACAAATCGGGATTCGTCTCGATTGTTGGTCGTCCAAACGTCGGCAAATCAACATTTTTAAACCGAGTAATCGGTCAAAAAATCGCGATTATGTCAGACAAACCACAAACAACTCGTAACAAGGTACAAGGTGTATTAACACAAGAACATTCACAAACAATTTTCATTGATACACCAGGGATTCACAAACCGAAGCATAAGCTGGGAGAATTCATGTTAAAAACATCACGAAACGCACTAAAAGAGGTGGACGTGATAATGTTCATGGTTAACGCAGAGCAAGCAATCGGTAAAGGTGACGAGTTTATCATCGATTTATTAGAAGGCAACAAAACGCCAGTATTTTTAATCATCAATAAAATCGATTTAGTACACCCTGATGAATTAATCAATATTATCGCATCATATAAAGATAAATTTGATTTTGCAGAAATTATTCCGATTTCAGCATTACAGGGTAATAACGTTGAAAACTTACTTTCAACAATTGAAAAATACTTACCTGAAGGACCACAATATTACCCAGCAGACCAAGTAACGGATCATCCGGAGCGCTTCATTATCTCTGAATTAATTCGTGAAAAGGTATTACACTTAACACGCGAAGAAATTCCGCATTCAATCGCAGTCGTAATTGACCGCATTAAGCCGCATGAAGAAAAAGAAAACATGATTCATGTACAAGCAACAATTATGGTAGAGCGTGATTCACAAAAAGGGATTGTTATTGGTAAACGCGGCGCCTTATTAAAAGAGGTAGGCTCACAGGCGCGTAAAGATATCGAAATGCTACTTGGCTCAAAAGTGTATTTAGAACTTTGGGTAAAAGTACAAAAAGATTGGCGTAATAAGCAAACGCATTTACGTGATTTCGGTTTTAGAGAAGACGAATATTAA